Within the Gossypium raimondii isolate GPD5lz chromosome 12, ASM2569854v1, whole genome shotgun sequence genome, the region GCCTCGGAAATTCGTGATATCTGGCCGTCTCTTCTACCGGTAAGAACTTCCCACAATGGTGTTTGGAACTACAAAGTAATATTGCATAGTTAAAATGCTTTTAGTTACCAAAGTTAAACATCTTGCAAGGATTTTGGTTTAGCTTACTTTGAAAGAAACAGCATCCCTAGCAGCCAAGGCCAGAACATCAGCGCACGAAACTACATTCGGACATTTCTTCTCGACTTCTGCTTTTAGATCGTTGATGACATCGAAACCAGCAAGGGTTAGGTTCGGAATCGCATCTTTCTCGGCAGTATTGTTAGTTGTCGAGTTCAATAGGACTGAACCATCACACCCCTGAAAAGATTTTCCAATAAGCATATATGATTGAAGACATTATAAATGTGGAACAATAGTTAGAAAGCCTTACCCTAACAAAACAGTCATGAAAATGCATTCTCAAGAACCTTGCAGGCAATGTGGGATCATTGGCAACATGTTTTTCAGTAGCTTTCTTGATTATCTCCTCTGCATCAGGACATGTATCCTTGTAGTAACCCTTCCTAAGGCTACCACCATGGCAGGTCCCAACAACTCCAAATACTACtatgcaaagcaaaatgaaagccTGGTTTGTCATCTTGATTTCTTGCTAGTTGAATGTGGCAAATGGCAAAACCAGCTCTGCCATTTTATACTAGTCGTTGGGAATATATTCCTAAGATCCAGTTAAGCAATGTATAGTTTTAAAGAGACTTCTTCCCAGTATCTTCCATTACTATACTTTATAGCAGATTTGGTGGGAATGATTAAcattacaaacttaaaaaagaaTACAGCAGAAGTCAGCTCTATAAACATATATAGGAAGATAGATTTGAGAGTAGAGCATATTTGACTAGTGTTTCAGCCAATGATTGGCTCTCCACATGCCTATCAAGTATCAACCTGATTAGTTTTTTCTTGGTTTAGGCTGGTAGGAGGCGGAAAGATGTTAATGTTACGAGTGTTCTTACTTACTATACTCTTatcaacaaataaataaatcaatacgCGTTGTCTATATTTTATAcattgcaatttttaaaaaaaaaattacaaatttgttgGCATCAACATTATTAACAAGAGGATGTGGGTTTGAGCACGCTGATGTGcgtttgtataaaaattatttaatataatttaatcaaatataaaattttgaataaaaataaatgatgtgtaaaaattattatgtaaGTGCATGTGTTGAATCCAGTAATACAATGATAAGAAGGTATTGTTCCCACCAGGACCAAATTCTAAGCTACTAATTATCAActgttcaattttatctaatctgaataagaaaatcaattttaattactGCTAAAATTAAGCTAAGAAAGTTATGAAAAtgctattaaattaaaataacgaAAATCTATAagtttttcaatcaattttaagATCTTGGAACTTCATCTAATCTAGTTAATCAATTATCTCTAGTTCAATTGTTCAACATATGCAATTACTAACCTAAGATTCAATGGCATTAACTAAACCCTTCCAGTATTTAGCTAAGTTAATCCTCGTTCCCCATTAGCTATATTTCTATGCTAGACAAGTTGGGTGAAGTCTCTATCAACAAACCTTTAAGTTGATTACTACATCAGGTATATTCTTATCCTAGTCGCAACTAAAGTTAATCGTAATCTATTCAGTTGAGGtctaaatcttaattttttcttcCAAAACAAATCaagattatcaaattaatacaaCTTGGTGGCTAAACAAGCAGATTAAATAAACACCagattgaataaataattaacaaaaactgAAACAATTGAAGAGagaagaataaattaattaactaaaaataggATCTATCATCGTTCTAAGAAAATAGAGTTTAGTTTATGTTGACTTAAGAAAACATCACAAGAAGAAATTTAGAACAAACTTGCtttgattaaaaagaaataatctagagataaaaataattcaaactgATGTCGAATGCCTCAAATCTTTTTGTCTTTTCGTCTTTGCAAGCTTGAAGTTCCTCTGGTGTGAgagagttatattttagtcttaaagttgattttttttcacttttttctccctttttttcccttaaatcaCATCACCtcttatttttagtgttttgatCGTTTCATTACATCAGACATAGAATTGTGGTGGAGCGAACTACTTGctgtttgaaattttgaattgaagatTGTACTCCATTGCACTAAAAGCTGATGGAGTGAAGGACTTCTTTTCACTACTTTTTTACTTTATGCTCCAAGCCTTCCATTCTTTATCCGAGACCTACaatataaagaagaaaatagcaAGTAAATCTGAACTAactctaaaattaataaaattcaaataaatataattagtctaaaaaacaataaaatatagtaaaatctAACCTAAATGCTAAGTTTAGCTTCTAAAATACTATAAAAGCTATACTAGCATAATTCTAAATATAAGAGTTATTACACCCCCAAACTTAGATTTTTGCTAGTCCctagaaaaaaacaaagaaaaaataaaataaaaatccaaccAACTCAAAACTTAAATCCACTAATTCTGAATGTTCTAAAAAATTGCCTCAGTATATTAGATCAAAATCCAGTTAAAATAATCTCTAAATTCTAAGTCATTCCCTACACTCATTGTCGTGTGTGTGAATATTTCGAATCTAGTAGTTAAAACAAATAAGATTATAGTGAGGTAAAAATCATCGAAAAGATCTCTTAAGTTTATGTATCTATcaatctatctatctatctatctcttcaataatgtaaaataaaactTAGTCAAAGGTCAATAGAACTTTATTCGACTTGTAACATGGGCTCGGATTAAGGTTTTGGCTCAAACCCTAAGCATTAGTTTCTTATGGATCGATGAGTAGCAAAAAAGTATTATCCCCCACTTCTCCAAATAAAGAGCTTAACTCATTTTCGACTCCACCTTTACAAATCAAcaactaaaatgaaacaaaagaacttttattttgattcgtCAACAAGAACATAGGTACTTTTAattcctttctctcttttttttttttttcaatttcattcattttttttcttttttcttttagctgaaataaataaacaaaagaaaataaaataagaaagtcTACAAAGACTAACCTTCATGCTTTATCCCTTCTCTCACCGAAAATGTCCACCTTAATGTCTCTACCTATCCCAATCGATACTTTAAGCTACAAAAATATATCCATTAAGACCCAAAGACTTAAAAGTAAACAAAGGTGGACTGAGAAAGGTTAAGCACTACGACTTAATTTTGGCTAGTGTTAGGGTTAAGGGTTTGGGATGGGGTTGGGGTTGGGGTTTGGGTTAGAGTTTAGGTTGTATATTAAACAATTAAGTACATGGACTGGGAAAAGGTATAAAAAAGGCTTAAACTATGGGTATTAGGGATATTTATTCATAGAGTCGGCTTTAtaggctcaaacgatccaaaaaTGGCCTGAATCATTTGCCTTGAGAAGACATCAGACAAACTCTAagctaaaattcaattcaatttacacACACATGGGATCAATCTCCAAAGTAactacaaaatcaaaatcaatgctcaattttttaggtaattaatcatagaaaaataatataaaatccaaatcattcaaaactaaatttcaatattaaaatactaaagtcatttatcacaaagacaaacgacccgtgaccacgtttacttttcatctatcaagTAATAccgatgagaggatatcatttacccattaatTGGGATATGAGTTCTACTATTATGGATGATGTTACATATTGCAAAAGTCGCATAACCAACACACTAGCTTTCGGATCCTTATCTTTTTGAAGTTAGATTTTTACTTACAtaaaagtatacgagtcacgcatacatagtccatcatccacttaggattaaggtatgACACACTATGAATATCACAAGTGAAGAAATCCAAAAACGgatctaggatctattctacttgggttcTGTCCGATGTATTGTCAGTCCATtcagtcacatctatatctctatttTCGATGCTTTAGAgaaagcatctccccaattagacttgataaatgacatattagtctttcaatcgatttacTCATTTCTTgttagactaaggacatatttaggttcgtctactaatacaagataagttagggcaccagatccagcACTTGACGAACCAAATTTTCGTTTTCTAGAAAGTATCTTGCATCGTGAGTTTAATAACAACGCATATTGTTCAGGCTCGAATTGTTGTTTTACAAACTTCTTACCATTCCATTTCTTCATCGGTACATGACATAGTTTTTTGTCGACAAATTGTCATGATGATGAGCCTCTATGTGCACTAGTAAGAGCTATCAAGTTGATCTCCAAAGTTGATGGCTTAACAACCGAGGGCTTAAAAACCTTTGAATCAGTTACTCCCTCTTTCACGTTATCAAGgagattgttttaaaattatcttcttcttttttgtaatACTGTTAGGAACTTAAACTGAACAACACTCTTGAACTTGCATCAAATTTAAAGCAGAGAAAACCTTAAAGGTTACATGTTCATTTTCTACTCTCATAGCGAGTTCGCCCTGCTTGACATCAATAAATGCTTGTCCTATCGTTAAGAAAGGTCTTTCAAGGATTAATGAAACATCCCTATCTTCCTCCAtgtctaaaataataaaattgccaGGATAATAGAATTTTTCAACCTTCACAATGGCATTCTCCACAACATCCTTAGGACATGCTAGAGTTTTACCAGCTAACTGCAATGTAACTAATGTAGGCATTACCTCCCCTAGTCTGAACTTAGTGAAAAAATTAACTCCAATGGAGTAAGGGATATTGAAACTACCTGGATCCTTAAGCTTTGAAGGTAACTTATGCTGTAAAATAACACTAAACTCCTCAGTTAAAGCCATAGCCTTAAATTCTCCAATACGTCTTTTCTTCGACAGCATATCCTTCATGAACTTGACATTGCTTGACATCTGTTATAAGGCCTCGAAAAATGGAATATTCACAGTCAATTTCTTGAACATATCTAGAAATTGTTATAATTACTTGTCCAATTTGCTCTTTTGCAACCGCTGTGGGAATGGAGAGGGTGGGTACACTGGAGCGTTACTCTCAACAAGTTCTAACTTCAGTTTTTTCAACTTCCTCTTTCCCCTTCTCAGAATTCTGACTGAAATGATATTCCATTTTCTTCTCATTGATTaacaaacattttttttttgtcaaactAAATTATCTCTCTGTTCAACCCACTACCACTAGGAATCTCTTTACCACTTCTAAGAAGGATTGACTTACAATTCTCATTCTGGTTGTCCATCTTATGGTTCAGTTGTGTGTTAGATGGTAAAGTTCCTTATCGTTGACTACTCAAAACAGTTTTCGGTTGGCTTATTTGTGCTTCTAATGATAGAAGGGTTGCTTATTGACTTAAGGCtcttacataatttttttgcatGTACTCCAACAATAGCTCATCAGTTGTTTTTTTAGGTGGAATTTGTTGACCTTATGGTTGTATTTGCTGAAATCCCAATGGAGCATTCTGTCTgaacaataatttaattcattgctGATTATTTTCCATGAGAAGTTTGGGTGATTCCTTCCTTCAGGATTATAGGAGTTCAGGAAGGCATTGTTCTGTTGATTCTGATTACCCATGTAATTTACCTCTTCAACATATCCATATCACTACTCGATAGGATGGGAACCTCCATAACAGTCACATCCTAATACTACACTATTCACTGATTGAATCAATCAACGTTGTTGTAGAGACAAAGTATCTAACCTTTTATTGATCGCTTTCAACAATGTCATCAACTATGCCAAAAAGTTGAAAGCTTGACCCAATTCATTAACTCCCACTAGTTTTTTAGGTGCAGTATGCTCAGAAATCTCATAATTTTGGAAGGTTCATTCTTCCAAAATTGTGTAGGCATCTTTCAGAAACTTTCTTACCAATGAACCTTTAGATACACCATCAACTTAAATTTTCGTTGCAATGTCAAGCCAAACTACAATGTGGGCACTTTCTAAGAAGTTCCTTGTACCTTTCTCATGCATCGTACAAGGTTTCCCCATTGTACTGAGTGAAAGTGTAAATATCCTTCAAAAGTCTAGTCGTCTTAGCAAGAGGGAAATACCTAGCTAGAAATTTCTCCACCAATTGGTCCCATGAGGTGATAGAGGCATAGGGAAGAGAATTGAGCCAACCCTAAGCTCTCCCCTCTAAAGAAAAGTTAAACAATCAAAGTCTAATTGCCTCGTCGGATACCCCATTATACTCCATAGTGTCACATATCTCTAAATAGGTTCTTAGATGAGAATTGGGGTCTTCACTCAATAATCCAAAGAACTTGTTGTTCTAAATCAGTTGCATAGCCTTAACATCGATCTTAAAATTATTCACCTCAATATATAGTAGGCCTAGTGATACTCTAGTGATATCCCTCATCTAAAGGCATGCTTTAATTAATACACCTTCTCCACTATTGTTGAGGTGATAAAGGCATAGGGAAGAGAATTGAGCCAACCCTAAGCTCTCCCCTCTAAAGAAAAGTTAAACAATCAAAGTCTAATTGCCTCGTCGGATACCCCATTATACTCCATAGTGTCACATATCTCTAAATAGGTTCTTAGATGAGAATTGGGGTCTTCACTCAATAATCCAAAGAACTTGTTGTTCTAAATCAGTTGCATAGCCTTAACATCGATCTTAAAATTATTCACCTCAATATATAGTAGGCCTAGTGATACTCTAGTGATATCCCTCATCTAAAGGCATGCTTTAATTAATACACCTTCTCCACTATTGTTGAGGTGCTCAAGTCATCAATGGTTGATCACCAACCCTAGGTGGGTCAGTTTTACGATTCTCAAGATTCTCTAGATTATCAGGATTCGTCTCAATTGGTTGTACTTTAGCTTGTCTAGTTGCGCTTTGATTTTGACGACAAGTCTTTTTAGTTTCTGAATTAAACAATATTAAAGAATCTGACCCAAATTTGCATATGCAATAGTacctgaaaaacaaaaaaaaaagtaaaaaagatcCGATCTTAGATTACTAAtgaataaaattcatattagaagaatataacttaaaattttggtccttgacaacggcgccaaaaacttgatgtgtGAAAATTCATTTGCAAGTGCACGTGTCGAATTAAGTAATGCAAGTGCATATGTCGAGTTAATCTCCCTTTGCCACTAGCTATATTCCTATGCTAGACAAGTTGCGCGAAGTCATTATGAACAAACCTATTAAGTTGATTAGGGCATTAGGTATATTTTTATCCTAGTCAAAAATTAACTCGTTCGCTGATGCTACTAAAGTTAATCCTAATCTATTCAGTCGagatctaaatattaattttctctTCCAAGATTATCAGATTAACAAAACTTGGTGGCCAAACAAGCAGATTAAATAAGCACGagattgaataaataattaacaaagaTCAAAACAATTGAAGagagaataatttatttaactaaaaataagatCCATTATCGTTCTAAGAAAATAGAGTTTAGTTCATATTGATTTGAGAAAACATCATAAGAAGAAATTCAAAACAAGCTTACATTGAGAAAAAAGTAATAAGAAATAATCTagagataataataattatcaaactgATGTTGAACTCTCcaaatctttttttcttctcgtctttgcaagcttaaagtTCCCCTTGGTGCGAGAGACTTGTTTCTTAGCCTCCAAGTTGATTTTTTTCActcttttaccctttttttcttaaatcaaGTCACCcattatttttagggttttaatcgTTTCATTCCATTAGACGTAGAATTGTGGTGGAGCAGATTGCTTGctgtttgaaattttgaattgaagatCGTGCTCCATCACATTGAAATTTAGTGGAGCGAATGGCTTCTTTTCACTACTTTTTACTTTATGCTCCAAGCCTTCCATTCTTCATTCGAGACCTACAATATAGAGAGGAAAATAACAAGTAAATTCGAATTAactctaaaaatgataaaaatcaaataaaatataattaatgtgaaaaacaataaaaatgttgtaaaatctaacctaaatgttaaatttacctcctaaaatactataaaaactatattagCATAATTCTAAATATGAGATTTatctataaattatttatataaaatacatagttttgaaattttctaaaagaattAATTGCCTAATCTTCTACAAACTTTCTTAAACAACAACAATGGactcaataaaaaaaaaccatagaAATTTGCTAAAACAAATTCTTTACtatgatttgaaattattaaGGGGAGCTAATGATAGATTTCCATGAATAATATGCGAGTCTATTTCATGATTATTCTCCTGATATGCTGGTTTTGCTTGAAACGCAAGTGAAAGCGCATAAAACTGATAGCATAATAATTTCAAGAATTGGTTTTCTGTACTATTGTGTAGAGCCCAGGGGTTTCTCAGGTGATATCTACAACGGTCGGGTGGAAGTTGTCTATAACCACGCATAATTTGTTCACACATAAGAGTTTCTTGCCCTACGAAAGTCCTGACATGCAAAAGCGCGAGAATTTGTGAGACTGGTCATTATTAATGATGCATGGATTCTACCAGGAGATTTCAAAGAGAGTTTATGCTTGATAACTAGTTGACTGACTTTGGCTTCATCTTTTGAAAAGACGATTAGATAAAGCTATTGAAAATGAAGATTGGAAGAAGAGCTTTTTAGAGACTTTGGAAATGTAGAGACAAGAAGAACGAGATATTCAGAGAGGTCATCTCAAAGCTCGTTTCTTCCCCTTTACTTATCTTATCATGCAAGATTGCTTTGTAGTCTTTAACGAAGAGTAGCTTAGCTTTAAAAAGATGTAATACATAGCAAAGCATTTGGAAATCAAACATTAATGGTGTCCATTGAGGTACATAAGCAAAGTCTTTCAAGAATTAGTTAACAACGTAACATTTCTTCCTAATCTCTCCTGCATTCCCCGTGAGAACTCCAATGGCTCCCATCTTCTCCATTGACTTTGCAAACTCTTTGAAGAATTCCTTCGAGTCAAGCAACTTGTCAACAACATCGCGCGAGCTTTTGTTCGTCAGGAGGGCGGCATCGGACTGAAACAGACCCTTGTTTTGCTTAAGCGTGACATAATAGTTATTATCGAATGTTAGCCCGCTACCAGGATCCATCACCACGAAGGTCGTATTGTCACTGAGGCTTTGACATTGTGTCCTCAAGAAAGTTGCATAGGTTGCATTCAAGGAAGGGTCCTGATCTCCATTCCCAGTAAAGTTGTATAGCCTATTGCTGAAGGCATTGCAGTGGCCTACTCCGATCGTATGCCCCCCTGCGTTTGaatgatttaagttgaaaagtTTCATCTTTTATCATCTAAAAATGTTGTGCATTGATATTGTACCTGATAAGACCACCAAGTCTTGCACATTAAGGCCTTTGTTAGCGAAGTTTTGGACAAGGGTGGTGAAGTTAGAGAAAGGGGAAGGAACATTAGCCAATGCCTCGGAAATTCGCGACACCCTACTGTCTCTTCTACCGGTAAGAACTTCCCACAATGGGGTTTGACTTACTTTGAAAGAAACAGCATCCCTAGCAGCCAAGGCCAGAACATCAGCACACGATACTACGTTCGGACATTTCTTCTCGACTTCTGCTTTTATATCGTCTATGACATCGAAACCAGCAAGGGTTAGGTTCGGAATCGCATCTTTCTCGGCAGTATTGTTGGTTGTCGAGTTCAATAGGACCGAAGCATCACAACCCTGAAAAGTGAAAACTTTCCAATATCATGTAACGATTTGAGACAACTTGCAGGTTCTTGTAAATGTGGTACAAATATTTAGAAGCCTTACCCTGACAAAACAATCATGAAAATGCATTCTAAGGAACCTTGCAGGCAATGTGGGATCACTGGCAACACGTTTCTCAGTAGCATTCTTGATTATGGCTTCTGCATTAGGACATGTGTTATTGTAGAAACCCTTCTTAAGGCTACCTCCATGGCAGGTCCCAACAACTCCAAATACTACCATGCAAACCAAAATGAGAGCCTGCCTCCTCATCTTGATATCTTGCTAGTTGAATGTGGGAATGGCATTGGCAAAACCAGGTGTGCCATTTTGTCCTTGTGGTTGGGGAATATATTCCTAAACAAGTTGCATTTAAGCAATGTATAATTTAAAGAGATTCCTTCAAAATACTacgttttaatatttttggtacAATAATCCAAGAACATAACATCGTTAGCGTTGAAATCCAAAACT harbors:
- the LOC105762642 gene encoding peroxidase 3-like yields the protein MRRQALILVCMVVFGVVGTCHGGSLKKGFYNNTCPNAEAIIKNATEKRVASDPTLPARFLRMHFHDCFVRGCDASVLLNSTTNNTAEKDAIPNLTLAGFDVIDDIKAEVEKKCPNVVSCADVLALAARDAVSFKVSQTPLWEVLTGRRDSRVSRISEALANVPSPFSNFTTLVQNFANKGLNVQDLVVLSGGHTIGVGHCNAFSNRLYNFTGNGDQDPSLNATYATFLRTQCQSLSDNTTFVVMDPGSGLTFDNNYYVTLKQNKGLFQSDAALLTNKSSRDVVDKLLDSKEFFKEFAKSMEKMGAIGVLTGNAGEIRKKCYVVN
- the LOC105761886 gene encoding uncharacterized protein LOC105761886, which encodes MSSNVKFMKDMLSKKRRIGEFKAMALTEEFSVILQHKLPSKLKDPGSFNIPYSIGVNFFTKFRLGEVMPTLVTLQLAGKTLACPKDVVENAIVKVEKFYYPGNFIILDMEEDRDVSLILERPFLTIGQAFIDVKQGELAMRVENEHVTFKVFSALNLMQVQECCSV